ATCGATGATTTGCATATACTTCTTGCTAGCTCTTCATTTTCGAGGTAAAGAAGGCTTCCCTGTGCACCACCTCCTCTTACTATGACTATTACCTGACTGGTGGTTTCGTTGGCTTCTTCAATAGCTCTAACGATTTTTTGGGCTGCTGTGGCCCCCTCTACCGCAACTGGAAAGTAGTTTAAGTCCGGCAGTATTTTCGAATTCATTACATTAACGACAAAATCAGTCAATCCCCTGGTATTGGGAGATCCTATGAGAGCTATCCGCAATATAGGCTCTTGAAGTTCGCTTAAAGATGCAATTTTTCTTACTGGATATAGCCCTTCCTGCTTTAAAAGTTCCAATATGGCGGCGCGATGCTTTTCTATACTCCCTTTTCCGTACGGTTCTATATCGATGGCCTCTATTACGTACCTGTTTTGTGTTACGCGAAAACTCAGGTACCCGCTGATCAAATACTCTTCGCCTTCCAGTTCTCGAAAGTTGTTTATTTTGAGGGTGTCTTTAAGTGTATGTGGATCCTCAAACTGACAATTTATCTGGTAAGTGTAGTTGCCTTTCCTGCCTTTAGAGCTTTCCACAAGTTCGATGTCCAGTACACCTCTTTTATTTATCCTTGCAGAACGTATTTCACCGATTACCTGGATTTCTTCTCTGAGATACAGGTTTGTCACTTTTCTTATCCACCACATCAGTTCAGAAACGCTTTTGAACACTTTCGACATAAAAATACCTCCCAGTTCAATGTTACCACGAGCGTTCATGGGGTAAAATAGTATAGACACTTTTGGAATATACCTTGCACTCAGTAAACACAAAATTTTACATTCTGTTTCTTTTGTAAAACCAAGCAGGACTATCATTGTACGGAGGTGATTAAATGTTCAGAATAATGCAAAAATCGAAAATACACCGCGCCGTTGTTACTCAAAAGGATTTAAATTACGAGGGCAGTATTACCATAGATGAGGAATTAATGGAGCTCGCCGATCTATATGAAAACGAGCTGGTACAGGTCGTGAACATAAACAATGGGCTCCGTTTCGAAACATATGTCATAAAGGGAGAGAAAGGCAGCGGTGTTATAGGGCTGAATGGAGCCGCCGCAAGATTGGCAGAAATTGGTGATCTCATTATTATTATCTCTTATGGAATGTACGCGGAAGGTGAATATGATGGCCCCAAGATCGTAAAGGTCGATAAGTTCAATAAACCTCTCGATAAAGAATAATGGTGATTGAATGAAAGTACTCGGCCTCATAGTGGAATACAACCCTTTTCACAATGGGCATCTATACCACCTCCAGAAAGCCAAGGAGTTAATTGAACCCGATGTAACCATTGCTGTAATGAGCGGGAATTTTGTACAGCGGGGAGAGCCGGCGATAATAGATAAGTATGCGAGAACAGAGATAGCACTTGAAGCCGGCATAGATCTTGTCATTCAACTACCTCTTGTATATTCCATACAGGATGCAGGTGGGTTCGCTTTAGGCTCTGTATGGACACTGAACCTCCTGAAGGTCAGTGATATTGTTTTTGGTAGTGAAACGAACAACCTCAGATTGCTCAAGACGCTGGCTGATGTGATCGTAAAGGAACCCAGGGAGTACATCGATAGGTTGAAAACTCATTTAAAAAGTGGTATTTCTTTTCCAAATGCTAGAAAATATGCACTCAGGGATTATCTTACTATGAACCTACCCGGAGAGGATCTCGATGTTGAAGAAGCGGGTAGTTCCAATAACATCCTCGGACTCGAATATCTTGTGGCAATCGAAAAACTCAAGAGTAAAATAGTTCCCCATACTATAAAACGATTGGGAGCTAATTACAATGACCCACAATTTAAAGGTAGTTTTTCAAGCGCCACCGCTGTAAGGGGCATGATTCTGAAGGGCTCTAAAGAGAGGCTCAGCGAGGTGCTACCGCCTTTCAGTTATGAAGTTGTCCTGAAGGAAATAAGGGATAAAGGTCCCGTGACCCTTGAAAGCATGGATAAGTTGCTTATGGGAATCTTACGGACCATGGACAGAGACGATTTCAAGCGCTATTACGGTTTTGTAGAAGGTCTGGATAGACGTTTTGCAGATTGTTCGGAAGCAACAGGGAATATAAATGATTTTTTTGAATGTGTAAAAACAAAAAGGTTCACTTTCACGAGGATAAAGAGGTTAGTTATGAATCTCCTTTTCAAACTCACAGATGATGTAGTTAAAAATTCCTGGAAATACGGACCGCAGTATATTAGAGTTCTCGGTTTCAATGAAAAGGGTAGAGAGTACCTTTCTTCGATAAAAAGGAAACTCGAATTACCTCTTATAACTGTCCCTTCACACGGAAAGAATCTCAGCAGAATCGCTTCATATGAGGGGGTAACACTGGAAATCTTCTTACAGCAGTTCAGTAGAGATTTAAAAGAGGCAGCGGTGCACAGCCTTTTCTATGAACGAGGGTCTTGTAACCTCGAATATAGGAAACGGGTGATATACAAAAGGAGCTGATAGAATTCATTATTACGATGTAGCCATTTCCGGTTCTCCTTTACGTTCGGTTTTCACGTATCATTGCGAAGAAGAACTCGCTGTGGGTCAGCGAGTTATGGTGAATTTTGCCGGTAGAAATGTGGTAGGTTATATCACTGGTATAGGAATAAAACCCGAATTCAAAACCAAAAGTATATTGAAACCTCTTGAAGAGCAAATTTATCTTTCAGAGAAAGACATCGAGCTGGCAGCCTGGACGGTGGAAAATTATCTCGCTCCTGTCGGTAAGGTCTTTGATCTTTTCTTTCCGCCAGGAAGGCTCTTAAGAAGCAGAAGTTACGTTATTCCCCTTGACCCCGAATTACCCTTTTCCGGGCCAATAAAAATTGATGAGGCACTAAAAATATTTGACCGCAGCCAATTACAGAAGTTGAAAGCGCAGAGAAAATTGAAAGTATTGCACAGCTACGAGAAGAGAGTACCTGTGCGAAAGAAGAAAAAAGTTCTCAAACTGCCCCTCAGTCTCAAAGTACTGGAAAAGTTGAACCTTACAGATAACCAGAAGCAGATTGTCGATTACCTCCTTACAATTGAAGAGATAACCCCACAGGAACTCATGAAGAGCCTTTCGCTGAAAAGCCGCTCCTCAATAGACACCCTCGTGAGAAAAGGAATCCTCATTCTGAAAGAAGTCGTGGAAACGGAATGGGATAAATGGACTATAAGAGCGATAGAGAGACTTACCGGGGAACAGGAGAAGGTAAAAAATAAACTTCTTGAACACTTAAATGGGATTCACTACATATTTGGTCTTACCGGTAGCGGAAAAACAGAAGTATATTTTAAAGTCATGGAACGAGTGTTGAACGGGGGAAAGTCAGTTATATATATGGTTCCTGAAGTGTCCCTCACTCCCCAGTTGATGGCCCGTATAAGGGGAACATTTCCTGGTAGAGAAGTCAGAGTGTACCACAGCTATATGAGTCCAGTAAAACGCCAGAGAATCTGGCTGGACGCTGTGAATGGGGAAATTGACATACTTGTTGGCACGAGAAGCGCGTTGTGGATACCAGTGCAGAATCTCGGATTGATTATTGTGGATGAAGAACACGATAGCAGTTTTTATCAACAAACGCCACCTCACTACGATGCGGTGGAAGTCGCCATCAAAAAAGGGCAGCTCTTTAATATTCCCGTGATACTTGGTTCAGCGACCCCGCGGGTCGACCGTTATCACAGAGCGAAGGCAGGAGAGTTCAAACTTCACACTCTTACTAATAGACCCGTTGGCGAATTACCTGAAATAGAAGTTTTTGATCTTCGAAATACAAGAGATTATATAATACCGGAAGAGACATTCAGAGAGATCGAAAAGACTATCAAAGCGGGACATCAGACCTTTGTGTTCGTTCACCGTAAGGGATTTTCGAATTATGTGGTATGCGTCAGTTGTGGGAACATACTTAAATGCCCAAACTGTGATGTTTCTCTCACCTATCATAAGCACGATGCAGTGATGAAGTGCCATTATTGTGGTTATGTAATCTCCCCGCCTTCGAAGTGTGAAAGCTGTGGATCGGGAACCCTTGCGGCCAGAGGATTCGGAACGGAAAGAGTTGAGCATGAACTGCAAAAAAGATTTCCTGAACTCTCCATCATGAGAATGGACCGTGAGACGGTATCGAACCCTGATTTGTACGAGAAAGCTCTCAGAAAGATCGAAAGCAAAGAGGTTGATATTATAGTTGGCACGAAG
This genomic interval from Kosmotoga pacifica contains the following:
- the panD gene encoding aspartate 1-decarboxylase → MFRIMQKSKIHRAVVTQKDLNYEGSITIDEELMELADLYENELVQVVNINNGLRFETYVIKGEKGSGVIGLNGAAARLAEIGDLIIIISYGMYAEGEYDGPKIVKVDKFNKPLDKE
- a CDS encoding nucleotidyltransferase, which produces MKVLGLIVEYNPFHNGHLYHLQKAKELIEPDVTIAVMSGNFVQRGEPAIIDKYARTEIALEAGIDLVIQLPLVYSIQDAGGFALGSVWTLNLLKVSDIVFGSETNNLRLLKTLADVIVKEPREYIDRLKTHLKSGISFPNARKYALRDYLTMNLPGEDLDVEEAGSSNNILGLEYLVAIEKLKSKIVPHTIKRLGANYNDPQFKGSFSSATAVRGMILKGSKERLSEVLPPFSYEVVLKEIRDKGPVTLESMDKLLMGILRTMDRDDFKRYYGFVEGLDRRFADCSEATGNINDFFECVKTKRFTFTRIKRLVMNLLFKLTDDVVKNSWKYGPQYIRVLGFNEKGREYLSSIKRKLELPLITVPSHGKNLSRIASYEGVTLEIFLQQFSRDLKEAAVHSLFYERGSCNLEYRKRVIYKRS
- the priA gene encoding replication restart helicase PriA, translated to MSGSPLRSVFTYHCEEELAVGQRVMVNFAGRNVVGYITGIGIKPEFKTKSILKPLEEQIYLSEKDIELAAWTVENYLAPVGKVFDLFFPPGRLLRSRSYVIPLDPELPFSGPIKIDEALKIFDRSQLQKLKAQRKLKVLHSYEKRVPVRKKKKVLKLPLSLKVLEKLNLTDNQKQIVDYLLTIEEITPQELMKSLSLKSRSSIDTLVRKGILILKEVVETEWDKWTIRAIERLTGEQEKVKNKLLEHLNGIHYIFGLTGSGKTEVYFKVMERVLNGGKSVIYMVPEVSLTPQLMARIRGTFPGREVRVYHSYMSPVKRQRIWLDAVNGEIDILVGTRSALWIPVQNLGLIIVDEEHDSSFYQQTPPHYDAVEVAIKKGQLFNIPVILGSATPRVDRYHRAKAGEFKLHTLTNRPVGELPEIEVFDLRNTRDYIIPEETFREIEKTIKAGHQTFVFVHRKGFSNYVVCVSCGNILKCPNCDVSLTYHKHDAVMKCHYCGYVISPPSKCESCGSGTLAARGFGTERVEHELQKRFPELSIMRMDRETVSNPDLYEKALRKIESKEVDIIVGTKMISKGLDFPTIGLVVVVDTDRIINLPNYDSVENAFQLISQISGRSGRGVRGRAIIQTYEPDHRVIKTALKNNYEEFYRTEIEVRKLLKYPPFSIFIEVVVESEKEKQCRDIALKLYGDLSEKIKDGEILEPVVPAVKKLFGKYRMKIYLKLFSKDELHNLFELLKKAPTGIDVIVNSNGGSL